A window of Lodderomyces elongisporus chromosome 8, complete sequence genomic DNA:
TGCATTTGacaaaggggaaaaaatcgaatataaaattaaattaaaaatagaaaaaaagaaaagaaaaagaaggaaaaaggaaaagggatTAGCTCTGCACGAAATGCGCAAAttttaaatataaaaatagcactacaaatacaacaatAGACTAACAAAGCATTCTTCTAGAACATCAACCCACATTCCTTCCAAACTCAACTCAACTCAACTCATCTTTTGGTATGTAAAAAAACCATCCCACAAAAGGTCTGAGTATGAATAAAAGGCAACTTTGAGTTGCTTTTCTAATTGAAACGAAAAACTATATATAGGagtcaattttttgttctacCATGACATTCATCTAAAACTATTTGATTCATCACGAACTAAGACctctaccaccaccaccaccaccatagCAACTACTTTGGTGTATACACATAAGTATCCCAAATACACCAAGATCTACATTATAAATcatcttttcttatttttacACGCTATTattttataaatttttttttgattcttcaACACACTTGTTTTAAACAATGAAGGTTAACTCAATTATTGCAGTTTTGGCTATTTCCACAGCAGCCCAAGCATTCAATCCACATGAACTTCTTGGAAAGCTTCAAGCTGCAACTTATTCTTCACAATCCTTTAACAATTGTCCAAAAGATGCGTGCAAAAAGGCTGGTGAAGAAAAGATTTCCGACTGTGGCAAGAGACAAGATAATGGTGTGTTTTCTTgcatttgcaatttgtCAGATGACTTTTTCGATAACTTGAGTCAGTGTCTTGACGACTGTCCTTTGCTTGCACGTGCAGTTGAAGGGGGCGATAGTGACTCTGATGCATTAAAGGATGCTTTCTGTCGTAATGCTTCACTGAATTCAGACTCATCGAGTGAGTCCACTGAATCAAGTGAATCAGCCACCACTACAGAGTCGGATGATTCGTCAGCAACCaaagctgctgctgccgctGCTGCCACtgaatcttcttcttcttcttcttcatcatcatcatcatcatcatcggcATCCAGTTCAAGTGCTAGCGAATCATCCTCCACTTCATCAGCTAGTTCAAGTGAGAGTACTTCCGACTCAAGTGCTTCTGCTTccgctgctgctgctactggAGGTGCTGAAAACAATGCTGGTACTTTGGCACTTGGCTCGTCAGCATcatttgttgctgttgttttgGCTGCGCTCGTTTAATAAAAATGGttgcgaaaaaaaaaaaaattaaaatacaAAATCTAAAGAGTATTGAAAATATAACCGTGCACACTCGTTTCggatttgaaaataaaaaagctTTACCTGAATCAAACAATTACATAGATGCTTTGCATcagcaaaataaataattagAATTGGTATATTGAAATAGTTTATAGGTTGATTTTCTATCTATGTCATCTGTTATTATTAGATATATCAGgctttagaaaaaaaaatttataccAAATATTAAAGTCCCATGTATTTTactcttttatttatttttttttttgaaagaaaaaaagaaagaatgtgTGTGCATAGATATAGTAGATCACGTGCATATGATGTTTGCTATATCAAATGGTAGCTCtttttacatatataagTTTTCCCTCTTTACCAAattgagaaagaagaattaaaaaaaccGAAAGGTAAGATTGGCAATAAGGAGTTTGCAATGTCATTTAGCCTATTGTATCATCTAATATAATAGAATGTCTATTTCTGTAATgtagacaaaaaaaaaatatactaCAAACCGGTTATTTCTGTCTACccaattatatatatatatatctttgTTAATCttaggaaaaggaaaattaaGAGACTTCaatgaaggaaagaaaaaaaaaaaaagtcaacATTAACATATTGATAGGTCACGTGCCTCGTTTTGAAAGTTCACCACAACTactttgaaacaaaaatatcaTTCACAAACAATACTCTGTCAAACAAGCTTCTTTTCGACTTGCCCGGTTTTGTGCTTCTGAGCCAGCTCCGTCGCTTGACATTGacatcttttttcttttattgcctcgaaataataataaatagagaaaaaaatagaaaccaaaaaaaagattgtaTTGAATTGGATTGGacgaaaagaataaaaagagaaaaagggcaaaaacataaacaaagaaacaaaaaaaaaatttttcttgCAATCGACACCAGCACTTGAAAAACATAGTGacacaaaaagagaaaaagagaaaaatagaaaaagagaaaaagggaaaaaagaaaattatatCTGCTGTCTACACCAACACAAAATTAGTCACTTTGAAACTACGAGACGATGGATGGACATCACCATGCCTTTTAGCAAACAGTAAAATCcagcaaagaaaattaaaaaaaaataataaagggTAGACCAAGCTTATCCACTAGCCGTGTTATCAGTTAGTTGCCATCACCATACTAATGACTCTGCCTTATCCACTTCTTCTGTATCTCTGTATCTCTCCATCTCTCCCTCTCAACTctcccatttttttttttctaaaaacCTACAAATACATTGTTctactttgttttgttattttttttaaggaTTTTTATGGATATTATTATGGACTATACAAAAGATTGTTtcgaaaaaagaaataatagAAATTTCACAAATGGATATTCAAAAGCACCAACAATTCATAAATTCAACTAGTCAACCTGGTCTACcatattttgcaacaataTTCCTGATGCCTTATGATGAAACCTCCGAGCtctaaaaaaaaccaatCTCTCTAATAAAGGCCCTTCAATGATTCCCCAATCACTTCCAGGTagttaaaagaaaaaaaaagtttgcTCTTTACAAGCCCAATATGATTTCAACAACAGACTTATTGTTCAACAAAGATatgaaaaaattcaaaaaaataaaaaaattattcaaTGATGGATGCAATGATCCAAGGAGATTCCCCAATCTCCTTCAACCATGCttatttccaaaaaaacaaaaaaattgaataataATTTTGATAATATTAAACCAATGTGGCTAACCAATTCCAATCATCAAATGCTCTAAAACCATTCAATTCccaatttttccaaaaaaaaattagaaacatcaacagcttcttcctctttcctCTCCTTTATCCTTGCGTTAATTCTCAATCTTtgtagaaacaaaaaccaaaagaatataataatgtgtaaatatatagataaaaaaaaattttaaaaggTATTTCAGTTTCCCAGACCAAAATTAAATGTTATTTCCCTGATGATTTCCCAATATCCCAGTgttgtctttttcaatgAATATTTCTGATTCCCCAATCAGTATTTAAACGATGGATCGATAATAGTAGATTCTTtatagtaaaaaaaaaagtttgataatgatatctgtgtaaatgtatatgtataaatataaaaaaagtaatagtagtttGGTGAGTCCTCAAAACAAGAACCACCTAATAAACAAGTGGTATTATTGTaattgaataaataaaaaaaatgatgatggtaTTAACACAACAACGTATCAATGgatgaaaaataagaataaagcaaaagcaaaaacaaaaacaaaagcaaaaacaaaaacaaaagcaaaaacaaaaactaaCAAAATTCGCCataggaaaaaaatatggaCTAGGCAACGAGTGTTATTGCCAAAAAGACATAAATGAAAATTCAGTTGTCTCTCATTCTGTAGTTTCTGCTTCGGATTCTGTTTTCATCTTCTAGTATTGTTTATAATTGGCTCATTTGCTTAAAATCTTTGGTTAGATTTCTTTGCCTTGAAGTGCTTTTGGATAAAGACACCGCTGACAATCAAGAAAGCAAcgaaaagcaaacaaaagacTAAAATAACACCTGCTGGGAACATCTTTTGCGGTTTGGGGTGGGAAATATGGATTTAATTTGGTAAggtaagaagaagaggaaaagaagaaaaggaaaaaagaaaaagaagaagaagaggaaatgggaaaaaaaatgggagGGATTTTAAAAACAGGATTTGAAACGATATATAAAATACTGGATTAGCAATGCTGGGTGTAGGAAGGGAGACAGTGTCTATGTGACCGAGACAAAGAGAGTgagtgagagagaaaaaaaattgtatacAACCAGGAATaattttattatattttaatttattttatttttttgtttgaccCACTGCTTCCATTCAAAACAAAGGGAAAACCATACACACACCGAAACAATTACTTTAACTCATACTCACACTCTGTTTCAATTTCGTCCACTACCAGTAGTTCAATGTTCCTGATGTAAGTTTTCCTAACGTACATAATCTACaacaattaaaaaaaacaaaccaatAAATTCAAATGGGTGCACATCGTGTGGTAGTGGGAACTTGGGAAATGAGcgatttttttgctctgtTTTGTGCGATTTgtcaaagagaaaaaacaaaggtcGTGTACCGGCGTACATGGACTTGCCCTATCCCGACAATTTATAAATTGtaatttaaaaataaataaaataaaaaataaaaaataaaaaataaaatttgaggtaattttttattttttgcttttcgtTATTACCAACCAtagtggaaaaaaaaaaagacacaacaataatagcTCTTCTCTTATTGCTACAGATACTGTTACCACTTCCACTTCcactcttctttctcttcctccaCCAAGCAACATATGCAGATGAACTAAACCTGCTGAGTCTGCTAAATTTTTTACTGGTGCTGAACATATTAGTTCCCTCTCATTAATACCCTAATATTAGCCGCTTTATTGAacactacaacaacaattaatAGAGAACGACAAAACCAATCgtcacttttcttttcagtttgttttcttttttttttttttggtcgGAAACAACTTTTGATGCTAGTCGGAACCGACACATAATATGTATTCCATCTTTGTATTACTTTTTGTATTACTTTTTGGCTTTTGACTTTTacctttcttccttctctttgtaGTGATACCATAATTGAGTGAAATATGAGAAGTCCTACGGCTCGATGAGTAAGCAATTATTCCGATTGCACGTATGGTTTAcctttcctcttcttttcttttcttttcccctCTCCCCTCTCCTTCgttgtttgaaaaatttctCAGTAGATGCACGtactcatcttcatcaaagCCACCAACTAAACTTGTGCTACACTATGGTAATCTTCAACTACAAAgcactaaaaaaaaagagagagagaaaaagaaagcacactcactcactcacacAAACAGAATGTACAGTGTGAAGAATATAACCGTGCTTATTTCCTCTCTATCTCTTTGTGATTattctattctattttgttctctatcaaatcttttgttgacacttaaaaataaaaactttttggaaaatatttttctttttttttttttttgttccgAGAGAAAGATAACGGCTACAACGGAattaaattgaaaaaaaataaaataaataaaaattggaaaaataaaaataaaaatatttcTCAACAACGTCTTTTCATCCATGGAGTCAGATCTTATGTCCCTCAAGATATCAAAGGTCTAGCTCTAACAGCAAAAGTCGTGATCCAAAGTAAGATCGGAATCTGggatttttcaattgtgtCTGTCATGTATTTTATTCCGCTTCACAGTAAAGTATTGCCGTGGAAgtaattaaaaaacaaaaaataataaaaaaaggaaaagaaaactaatCAACTAAACACAAATCAAGACAAAGGCAAGGCATTGCAATTGGAATATAGTAAAAGCTAGATCAACAAAGAGGTTGGTACGGCCGTCATCCCCCCCCACCCCCACTTGCATATCTCTTTGTTTCCACACACGCCTATAAATTATGAACTCCTCCCACTTGGGTCAATTACCAACCGCTAAGAGTTTCGTCTCCCACTCCCCTCTTTcctatttcttctttcctccTCTGTCAGTATAATCAACACAGAAGTGCAAAATTAGGAATcgaatgaaaaaataccataaaataaagtaaaataaaatatagaaCTGgcacaaataaacaaataaacaaataaagtaaaCAAACTGGCACAAATCGATCCGATGGGAAGCGAACTTTGTGCCAATATTCGGagctaaagaaaaaatttgaaaaatcgaaaaaaaaaaaaaatatttcgTAGAGAAATGCCGTCGgttataaaaagaaacgaacaaaaagagagagagagagatcaaaaaatatttttttttttgcaaacacGGCCGAAAATGTTTCCTTTCTCAAAGTTTCTGAGTCCAAGTTTCTACAATAAaatgtaaatatatatatatatacatacaaaattggttttttttttcagttcAATCTCCGTCGGCTTTATTTGGTGAATTAAAGGACGTTATCGTCACcaccctttttttcctttatttgagaaattgttTTAGATGAATAGAGCTGTAAATCTTTTAAATCGATTATTTTTGCAAGTATTTTAGAAAGCCTCTATCTATTCttagagaaggagaaactgagtggaaagaaaagaatacacCAAAATAATTATATTTGTATCGCCAACTGTCAAGGCTTAAAATTAAACTATTAATGACCCATATAATAAACCCATAGTTGAAATCTAGAGACTGAGGAATGGGAATTTTGTAAGTTGAAAAATCAAATCTACTTAGTAATAAACCAGAGACTTCCCtgccccccccccccccccaaaaaaaaaaaaataaaaaaagaacagaaaaagaacagaaaacTAAATAAGAATCGTAATCTCCGGAAATAGGTAtctaaaaatatataaaaaccTCCAAAATAAAAGTCCTCACGATTGGTCTGCGATATCTTCAACCATATAATTTTGCTTCCaatactattactactactactgcaCGGAACTTTAAACTCTAACTCCTACTTTCCGCGGTTTTAATGCccaaatagaaataaatgaaaaaaaaaaaagaagaaaaaaaaagaagaagaaaaaaaaaaagaaacaagccatcaagaaacaaaccaaaccaaGATAGAAAATCAGTGTCTGTAGGGCATTATAATCTCTACAGTCCTCGATCGCTTTTTTAGCAACCTCTCTTAAGCCACATTGTAGTTTGATAATTGATTTCTTTGCCATCTCTtgcccccccccccccccaattCCTTCCccaaataaaattaaagtcCACAAGATGTTTTATCATAATCTCGTGTAGTTGTTtcgttttggttttggaaatttgttttaacatatttatgcaatattttatttacaCACTTTCTAACGTACTTTTCAATctgttcaatttttttatttttttcttttttgtcaaaACTTTCTTTCGTAAACatccatcatcatcaaccgAGAAACCCCCCCCCACCACATCAGCCATCTAACTAACCTACCAAACAACCAATCACTCTAGTTATTATTACATATATAGATATTCCATCTCAACAGCATGATCACATATATCCCAACGCATCACGCTAGTTTTTGGAACCTAAAACATCAACAGCTTGATCCAGTCGAATGAAATCGGAAGATAAAATCTTAAAATAGGAATAAGGCAGCGACGACGAAACGGGAGGACTTGGGTTCATAAGAATGAACCaaaggaaataaaacaaagttttgaaaaaaaaaaaaaataaagaaaacaaaacaaaataaaataaaataaagaaaaccgAAAAGGTTTAGCTAGAAAGGTCTATGAAGCCTCTAAAGCTCCTCCTCCCCCTTTTCTCGTCGTCGTTTCTTCAACACATTTGTTTGAAGCCTTAGACTATTCAAACTTCGATCAAGTGTAGATATAGTAGAATGTGATGGAATATAACCTTTAGCAAGTGGTTGTCTCCTCCTCTTTACAGGCAAGGAACACAACTTGAGCAATTCTGTAATTGTTGTCAGCTCCCCCGGTGGAATGGGCTTTGGTTGCGAGGGCGTAATACAAGCATCTTTGGGATCTTTACGTAGCACATGATCTACTTCAACCTCTGAGAAAAATGCACACGATTGAGGCAACTCATAAAGACCCATTTTGTAAGCAAACATCCCACGAGTCCAAACATTACTAACTTGGAGCAATAATGAAGCCATATATTTATCCTCCTCTTTAACAAGATATCGCAACTCATCATGCACAGTAATGGCTAATCTGGCATCTATACCATATCTTTCAATAAGATAATCCATCGATACAATAAGTAGGTGTAAATAGTCGACTCCAGAACTTTGAATCGTCCAATTGACTCGTGACGTCATATATGTATTCTTGTTTAAATTCCTTTTTGTCAATGCTTCAGTAATTTGAGCACCAAGCACAGGTGTCCTAGGCTTGGGTTGTTGCGCAATAGCTTCCAACGCATTAAACATCACAGATTCACTACCACCAGAATAAAATTTATTGCTCTTTACGGATTTGGACCCTCGTATCTTTCCCTTTGTACTGGCATAAAGCTTCTTTGCGGTATCCTCTGCCTCTTTTTCACTTAGACTAGGGTTAAACTGCTTCAATAGTGTGGTGGCAAATTTCAAACCTGCACCATAAATTCTTCCGTAATTAAAAACTTTAGCATCATTACGAGATATACCCAAAATACTGGCTGTTTTGGAATGCAAATCAGTCTTTTGTGACTTTTCACCTTCCAACGTCATCCACCCCAATGCCGAACCACCGTGTAGTCCAAATATTGAGTCACCTACTAACGACGCAATCCACAATTCTTCAGAGTCAACATCGGCCCCCACAAAACAATAACCCTTTGGTGCTTCAATCAACGTTTTCAACTCAGAACcaattttattctttttcgcATTTGACGCTGTAAGCCATGTGTTTTCAGTTGCACGACGCGTTATGGTGCCCATAGACGCCAAGCGTGGCAAAATGATCCCCATATCCAGATGTTCAgcgttttcctttttagtTTTAAAAAACCTCGCTTTCcgctcatcatcattgaaCACAACAAATTGGTCCGAGATCCGTTGTCTATTACCCATCCAATACGAAGCTTCGTTATTGAGCTTGAGGATTTTTGCTGCATAGTCATACTGCGATGTTAATACACCCTCGTCGAAAAATCTCAAAAACCGTTTGGAAAGAACAGAGGTACATCTGAGGGTGGGACCATCTGGATGAGGAACTTTGAACAATACATATGACTGACCAGCTGGGTTCAATGCATCATACGTCGATTCTATTTCGTCTCCGGTTAATCTGACTTGAACGTAATTTTTCTCCTTCAACTCAGCAACGAGTTCTTCACTATAAGGTACTTTAAAGCACCAGCCTTGCGACTTGACCCAGAATAATGGGTACCCTTCCCATTTTAATCTCAATAGCAATGGTGTTATTCTTGTTCGCAAACTAATATTCATTTCAGTCTTGGAACTGGACTTGAACAATTCCCTGTACCATTCCGGATATCCAGTCAAGTACGCATTATTCTTGACTGGTGTTCCGTCTTTTTTCAATCGAGCCTTTTTCAATGTCCAATCCAATTGGCTCAACCAGGGGTCGTTTGCATGATCCGGTTCCAAGTctggtttgttttgtttaataTACACTACCAAATCCTCtgccaattttttcaatgtatTTTGAACTTCGTCTCTATTAGCCGAGTAACAAGACTCTGCAGATTCAATATATTTCACCCATTTCTTTGTAGTTGGCAAAATTAAATTGCCCAAATGCTTTAAAGCGGCAAATGATACTGGGTGTGGCACTTTTTCGAGAAACTCATCAAAAAGTTTCTGCGTCACTTTAAAAGTTGCTTCAACATCGTGAGCACAATAATTCATCAACATATTAAAGTTGTCAACCACCACTTGCGGATCCTCGGAtgaaaacaattctcgatcttctttttgcatATCAATATTGCAATGAAATTTGGCCACATTAGCCAAAGAGTTTGGTGTTCCACGAAGTAACCATGGATCCTCTTCGACGAATTGAGCCGGCGTGATCCTTAATGGATCGTCATCCATAAGATGGCTTTCATCCTCCTCGCCACCTTCGTCCTCATATTGCCcattatatttatttctattcttctctttattatatttttgcCATTGTGGCCGTTGTCTTGAACAAATACCACTTATCGCAACATGCAAGGCCATTCCATCGAGATAAAATGCCCTAGATTTCTTTATATTGTACTCTTCTAATATCCTTGCACGATCGTAGCTCACATTGTACCCTATAATTAGTTTGTCTTGTTTCTCGCAGTTCATGGGTATCAAATGGTTCCAATCGActtgtttattattttttttcttttccattttctttttcctttcagAAACTTGTAAGAGTGCAGGAGAAACCCATCCATACCATGCCTTGGCTGAAGCGCAAGTTGCCAACACTGCAtggttgttgattttgtatAAACACTCGACATCAAACACCAATGCATCTTCTAATGGGTAAGGCACTTGTTCTGGCTCTCCATTTTCAGTGTATTTCGTCCACCCAGGTTGGAAAACCCATTTGTCTTGATGCGGTATGGAAGGAATTccattttttgattcttgtGCTTGCTGCTGggactgttgttgttcttgttgttgttcttgttgttgttcttgttgtggTGATGGTTGTGCAAAAAACTCCTTGGCCATAGTCATATATGGCTCCGAGGCTATTGTTCCCAAATTGTAGAAATGTTCATCAAGTGATTTCCCTACAAGATCAGGAAAATTCTCAATAGTTATGGGGTCGGTTATTTGTGTCTTTTTCCCGAGCAATTCATTGTCCTGCAAGTGTTGTTGTGCTATCTCAAGCAcctcttgtttttgtttatttttgataAATGCATCAGTTCTAGTTCCAGGAAAGATTTTTCGATGCAATTGTTTCGATAAGTACTGGATGCCAACTTGGTTGATCCTTGGCTGTTCAGCGAGTGGCGATGGTGATACCGAAGCATTTGCGGTCTTGggaaattgttgttgttgatgttgcagcagcagctttTGCAACAGCTTTTGCAACGGCTTTTGCAACGGCTTTTGCAACAGCACTTGTGTCTTGACCACAGCGGGTGCACCCAATTTTTTGGGAATGGTTGTGAAATGACGACTTGGTGGTAATGTGATTATGGACTttgctgatgttgttgacGTTGTTAGCACAATCCTTGTTTGTAAATGGTGTAGTAGAAGCCGGTGTGGGCATGGTAGAATCGGTCGGCCCATGCCCCTAGCTGTAACTTTGTACTTTGTATATTTAAGTAGATATTTGACTTTCTAATTATATCAATCTTGATGCTTTACAATCATAAAAGTTTTTAACGTTCGTATGGTAATGATGTATTTGTTTCGCTTATCGTGATCAATTCCTGAGATTAGATTGCTTTTCTCTTATACACTCTTTTTATCTTCGAGTTCTaattcttgttcttcttcttcttcttcttcttcttcctgttcttcttcttcttcttcttcttttctttttttttgatcttgttttattttattatattttatttatttacttataattgtttttgttgttgtatttactttctgtttttttgcGCAGTCTCCAATTGTTTCAGTTGCGAAACCCTTCATTTATTACCTCTTCCTATAAACCCCTTcccaccccccccccccccaccaTCAGCTAGACTTTTATCActaatcaaaaaaaataaagaggaGTCTACCTAGAGACTCAAAACCTGTGTTGTGCCTCACCTCAATTGTATGAGTGATATGTAACAATTTTGTACTTATCCTCAACAAATTAGCTTAATTTTATATCGTTTTCGCTTAGTGAAAGTTACTACACCATGCAATAATTCAACTTAAAAATGGAGAAATCAGAAGTGagaagaataaataaaaagtcaaacacacaaacaaacaaacagtTGAGTCCTTGAGGGGCTGTGAAAGATGAATGTTATTGTACTACAGCATTTGGTAGTAGGAGGCATCATGGCGAAAGCAAGACGCAGGAAGCGGGTTGATTTTGAGATAGCG
This region includes:
- the MIP1 gene encoding DNA-directed DNA polymerase gamma mip1 (BUSCO:EOG092603KJ); translated protein: MGRPILPCPHRLLLHHLQTRIVLTTSTTSAKSIITLPPSRHFTTIPKKLGAPAVVKTQVSLQKPLQKPLQKSLQKSSSQHQQQQFPKTANASVSPSPLAEQPRINQVGIQYLSKQLHRKIFPGTRTDAFIKNKQKQEVLEIAQQHLQDNELLGKKTQITDPITIENFPDLVGKSLDEHFYNLGTIASEPYMTMAKEFFAQPSPQQEQQQEQQQEQQQSQQQAQESKNGIPSIPHQDKWVFQPGWTKYTENGEPEQVPYPLEDALVFDVECLYKINNHAVLATCASAKAWYGWVSPALLQVSERKKKMEKKKNNKQVDWNHLIPMNCEKQDKLIIGYNVSYDRARILEEYNIKKSRAFYLDGMALHVAISGICSRQRPQWQKYNKEKNRNKYNGQYEDEGGEEDESHLMDDDPLRITPAQFVEEDPWLLRGTPNSLANVAKFHCNIDMQKEDRELFSSEDPQVVVDNFNMLMNYCAHDVEATFKVTQKLFDEFLEKVPHPVSFAALKHLGNLILPTTKKWVKYIESAESCYSANRDEVQNTLKKLAEDLVVYIKQNKPDLEPDHANDPWLSQLDWTLKKARLKKDGTPVKNNAYLTGYPEWYRELFKSSSKTEMNISLRTRITPLLLRLKWEGYPLFWVKSQGWCFKVPYSEELVAELKEKNYVQVRLTGDEIESTYDALNPAGQSYVLFKVPHPDGPTLRCTSVLSKRFLRFFDEGVLTSQYDYAAKILKLNNEASYWMGNRQRISDQFVVFNDDERKARFFKTKKENAEHSDMGIILPRLASMGTITRRATENTWLTASNAKKNKIGSELKTLIEAPKGYCFVGADVDSEELWIASLVGDSIFGLHGGSALGWMTLEGEKSQKTDLHSKTASILGISRNDAKVFNYGRIYGAGLKFATTLLKQFNPSLSEKEAEDTAKKLYASTKGKIRGSKSVKSNKFYSGGSESVMFNALEAIAQQPKPRTPVLGAQITEALTKRNLNKNTYMTSRVNWTIQSSGVDYLHLLIVSMDYLIERYGIDARLAITVHDELRYLVKEEDKYMASLLLQVSNVWTRGMFAYKMGLYELPQSCAFFSEVEVDHVLRKDPKDACITPSQPKPIPPGESTTITELLKLCSLPVKRRRQPLAKGYIPSHSTISTLDRSLNSLRLQTNVLKKRRREKGEEEL